TGTATTCATTAAGCACGGCTATTACGTCGTCATTTATCTCTACTTCTCTACCCGTTGATAACTTTACCTTTAACATTTGCATAGGTTATCCTCTCAGATCCCAAATATAGATTTTACTGCATTAATTCCGTAAATAGACCATATAGTTAAAACCAAAATGATTATCGAAATTAAGATCGTCATTGCACCTAAATTATGTTCGTTTCTTTCAATGAAATACACTCCTAACAACAAGAACATTACTACAATTATACCTAAGGCAAGATATCCCGCAGAGTTCAATGCTTGACCATTATTTAGCGGTGAAACATAGTAGGGAAACGCTATGACGCCCAAGATACCTATGATTAAAACAAATATAAGGATTAAAACTACATAGCTATTTATAACCTCGTTGTAAAGTCTGCTATACTTTTTTGGCATATCATATTTTCACCACGGGACATTTTTAATTTTTAGCATATAAGCAACGTAGTTTGTAGCCTGGTGTAAAAAGAAAGCTAACCCACATATGAATAAAAATTGATACCACGTTATACTTACATGCATGAGTAAAATTATTAAAGAAGCGCCTAGAACGAAGTCTAATTGATCTAGAACTAAAGCTCTTCCACCTCTAGGTATACCAAGTCTCCTCTTTATAAAAGCTCCAACGATATCCCCAATCATTGCAAATAATGATTCTAAAAAGGAAATGAGAATCCACTCAAACGTAAAGAATTTAGCTAGTATAATTCCTACTGTGGTCCCAAAGGTCAATGCAATAGTTAACCCTTCAAACGTTTTTCCATCCCCAAAAATTCTTCTTCCATCAATAAAGTTCCTCCCAAAATCTATTGGAGTCCCTTTCTTTATGAATGGACCACTACCATTTGCAACAAATGCAGGTAAATATAGTAATATAGCTAATAAAAACTGATATCCTATAGACAACCAGTCACACCTCCATTAGTTATCATAAACCTACATTTTCTAAGATTACCTATGATATAATACTTAGTCATTCTCAATACATCATCAGATAATTTTCTCATCAATTTCTCTCCAGGTACCCGATTATTTGAAGATACTTGCCACGTTAATATAGTTTTTATATTTGAACGAGAAATTGACTTAAGAACTATCAGAATCTTAAGAAGATTTTGCATATTACGTTCATATCTATAAAATGCGTTAATCGAATCAATAATTATCAAACGAGGATTGTAGCCTAAAGCATTGACTATTGCATTTAATAACTCTATGTAACTCTTTACAGATACGAAATACACTCCCTCACCAACCTTAATTTTCTCTAGTCTAGCTTCAAAGAGAGAACCTTCTGTCGAAATAAAAACAGATGGCTTTATTTCTAATGCTAGCTGTAAAGAAAGGGCAGTTTTTCCTACTCCAGCATCCCCGTATATTGAAACTAAATTTCCCCTTTCAAATACAAATGTCGATAAATTCAAAGTTTTTAACTCACTAAATAAACAGCTTACATGTGAAGATAAAAAATGTATCAATTATCACTGACTCCGCTAGGATATATAAAAATTTAGTAGATGAACTAAAGAAAAGAAACATACAAATATCTGACGATGGTGAAATAAAAATTTATATAAATAATATAGGGCAGAAAAATGATATTCTTAAATATATAGGTTACATAATTGCACTATCAAGAGGTAAACAAGAATTTAATGAATTACTGATAGGTATAGATACGAATTCTCCCTATCTTACTGTCGTAGCAGTAATAGATGGAGAGCTAATAGAATATAGGAGACCGTATGAACTTAATGCACTTGTAAAAACAATAGATGAAATTTTAATTACATATCCTGCGAAACGAAAAATTATAGGAGTAGGTATAGGTAATAAATACGGAGTAGAAATATATAATATACTTTCAACGATTTATGAAAATGTTAAGAAAGTAGATGAGAAATATACTAATGAAAAATCACACTTTAATCAGATAAAAGATAAGGATGTACGGGCAGCATTTAGTATTGCTCTAAGGGCTTCTTCATGAAAAAAGAAATAATAATACAGGGACCATGTAATATAAAAATATTAGAGGGAGAAGCTAAAATAATTGGAATAAGATTAGAGAAAGGTCAATCAATCCAAATAAATTCAAATAGAACATATACCTTAATTTACAATGACAACACAAAACTAGAAATGAATTGTAAAAAATTATTAGATAATTTAGATTTAAATTGGGATAAAACAGCAGAAGAGCTCTCTGAATCAGGTGGAGTAATACTACTTTTAGGAAGTATAGACTCAGGTAAAACTTACCTAGCAAACTTATTCGCAAATTTAGCTACCCCAAATATAAAAATTATTGACGCAGATGTAGGTCAATCTACTCTATATTTACCTTCTTTTGTAGCGGAATTAAGACCAAATAGAAAAAGCCTTATCCTAGAAGAACTTGGATATGAAAAAATAGACTTTTTCGGCGATATAACACCCTCTACTAACCCCAAATTACATGTACAAAAAGTGTTAAGACTTTATGAAACAACACCAAAGGAAAAGTTAACGGTAATAGATACAGATGGGTGGATTAGTGGATTAAAAGCAATGTTACACAAATTTGAGCTAATATATTCTATTGATCCAGACTATATAATTATATTTGATCAAAAAATGAAAGACACCTTGCCTAATAACTACAGAAATAGAGCAATATTTTTTAAGAGCGTAAATCTACACAAGTCCAAATCCGATAGGAAAAATAACAGAATAACTAAATACAAAAAATACTTTAGCAGTGCTAAGAGAATAACAATCCCATCGGAGAATTTGATAGGAAGACAAATAACAGATATCTTATACTCAGCGTGGGGAGATTACATACAATTACTTCAAGAAGAACCATGCATTGGATATTATATAAGCCTAGATTTATTAAAAGGAGCGTTATTAGGTCTGGTAAAAAATAGAGAAATAATAGGAGCAGGTCTACTAGCTGATCTTACAAGTAATGAACTAGTTATCTTAAGTGAGAAAGAGGGGTTCAGCGGGCTTCTCTTAGGATATATCAGCTTAAATGATAAATTTGAAGAAAGAAGAATTAGATTTAGAAAATGCAAAAGCTGATTGCAATTGAAGGAATAGATGGATCAGGTAAAACGACACTAGCAAATATGTTAAAAGAGTATCTAGAATCTAAAAGAAAACTAAGAGTAATTCTAACACGAGAGCCATTTTCTGAAGAAATCATAGGATTAATAGAAAAACTAGGTTGGAGCGATCCAGTTCTATTAACCTTACTCTTCGCAGCGGATAGAGCGATACACATACATTGGCTGTCATCATTACAAAACATCGATTTAATTCTTCTAGACAGATATTATTTCTCAAGTATAGCTTACCAAGGAGCATTAGGGTTAGATGAAGAGTGGATAGAAATAGTTAATTCACGCTTTCCGAAACCCGATATTGTAATACTATTGGATCTACCAGTAGAAGTAGCTATTAGTAGAATAAAGAATGATAAATTTAGTTTTAAAGAGAAGATCAGAAGCCTAGAGAAAGTTAGAGAAAGATACCTAAAACTCGCTAATAAATACAATTTTTATATAATAAATGCAAATAAAGACAAGAATGAAGTACTTAACGATGCAGTAAAAATCATTGAGAAGTATTTGACTTAATTTTTCTTAATCTTTCTAACGCATCAAGATATCTTATAATCTGAATTATCCTTTCCGAATCTAAAGGATCTTCCTTAATCTTTTTAGCACTTATATACAACCCATCAATTAAAATATTCTCTACCTCATCTAACTGTAAATTCCTTTTTATAATCTTTTCTTCTTCATCACTCTTTACTATATACACTTTTCCATGAGTAGGACATACGACATCACCATTTTTCAATTTAAATAGCGGCATTTTGCATATAGGACAAGCTTCTTCTAACATTACAGCGCCTTGTCGTAAGAGTTCAGCAGCTTTCTTAACCCCTACTTCACTTTCGTTAGTCATAAATAAATCTTAAACTCCCTAATATTAAAAAGTAATAGAGGTGATCTAACATATCAATGCCTTATGACAATGAGGCTAAGATAAAACAAGCAGTGATTTTATTACAGAAAATAGTTAATGACACAAGTGTGCCCAGAAACATAAGAAGAGCAGCAACTGACGCTATAAGAAACCTTCAAGATGCAAGTTTAAGCCCTGCAGTAAGAGCTGCAAATGCTATTGGAATTTTAGAGGATATAAGTCAAGATCCTAATATGCCTACTCATGCTAGAATTTCAATTTGGAATGTTGTCTCTATTTTAGAGACAGTAAAAGACTAGCTTTTTTAAATCCTCGCTATTTTATTTTATAATGCGGGGGTGCCCGAGCTAGGTCAAAGGGGGCAGGCTTAGGCCCTGCTGGCGAAGGCCTGCACGGGTTCAAATCCCGTCCCCCGCATTATTAAGAATAGATAATTATTTCCAGTGATTTAACTTTATTACAAATAATAATTTATAATTATTTCCATTACAAATAACTAAAAGCTAATTAATATTATGTGCGGATCCGCCGGGATTTGAACCCAAGACCTCCTGCGTGGCAGGAATTAAACAACGATACTCAACGTCGTAAAATTACGTTAGTTAACAATTTACGCCAATACGCTACAAGTGATAACTTAAACGCCTTTTACGATTATTTGATAAATGAAAGGAAGATAAGCGAGATAACGGCAAAAGAATACGTAAACACGTTAAAAAAGCCTTTCCACGAAACAAGAAATTCACAAAAGGCTTATAGATTGTTCGCTAAATTCCTTTTCTTCACATGGTATAATTAGTGAAGAATTCGCCGATAAGATACTTAAAGTCGTAAAAATAGGGAAAAACTAACGCTGATTTATACGTACCGACAGTTGATGAGATTAAGAAAACGCTTCAATTAGCGAAGGAATATAGTGAAAACGTCTACTTTGTTTATAAAATCGCTTTGGAAAGTGGTGCGAGATTAAGCGAAATATTGAAAGCGTTATTAAATGATCCTTCACGTGATATTTGCGATAATGGGGGATACCCCCCATTAGGGGTGTCCCCTAATGGTATATGTTATTATCCACTAAATTGGACCCGCGGATATAAAGGCGTTTTCTACATCTTTCACGTAACGCCACTACGACAAATTAACATTACGGAGTCGGCTATACAAGATTTCGAAAAGAGAAGAAGAAACACCGTAAGGATAAAATACGTTAGGAAGTTTGTCGCGTCAAAAATGGCTGAGCTAGGCATATCGTTAGATATTATAGATTTTATCCAGGGTAGGAAACCAACGCGAGTTTTAACACAGCATTACGTTTCACTATTCGGAATTGCGAAAGAGTCGTATAAGAAATACGTTGAGTATCTGAAAGACGTTTTGTACACAAATACATCACTATGATTATAAACAATTGTCAGTAGGCTAAATATACAATAATATTCAACCTTTGAACAAACTTTACTACTTGTGAAAACGTTTTTAATTCTTTAAAGGCAACCCTTTTTTTAGGCGAAACACATTGATTCTAAATGCAGAAAATATAATTGGTCTGACTCTGCTAATAAATAACTCTGGTTCATCTAATGTGTGCTTTTGGCCAGTAAATAGAAATGGCCCTGGTCCCGGTATTGTGTTCTCGCCAGGTTCATGTGTTCTAGCAAATAGTCCTTCATTACCATGGTACATAGCCTATTTGCCAGAAATTTTAATAGGAATAGCCGTAATAGGCGGAATAACTTTCTTAGTATTTAAAGGCAAGCTTAAGTTCCTAAGAAAGGCAAAAGGCTCTTTATAAATCCTCATTCTTTTTCCTCAAGTATACTAAGGGATCCCACGTCTTTTCATGTGACCCCAATTATAACCAAGCTACCCCCGTTTTCTAGCCTAAAAATACGTTATTTTTACGTTTTTATAGCCACAATTTATTGCGATTGATCGCAATAAACCCGTTTGCACTTATTCCTATATAATATTTTAGTAAATCAGATAAATACATTATATCGACTAAAAATCGCGTCACTTCTCCCTTCCTGTTAGAATATACAGCAATAAATCCTTTTTCCGACTTCCGTGCTCTCGATACACGCTTTCACTTCGTGCAAGCAATCCGCCATTACATCATTACTATCATCATATTCTAATCCGTCAAACTTAGCACATATATCGCCTAAATCGCATAATGCGATACTATGCGATATTTTACGAATTCAATAATTTCTCTCTTCCTTCTCTTCATAATTGAATCATCTTCTCTGTTACTTTCTCGCATTCCTCTTTCGTACGACATGGCATTTTTC
The nucleotide sequence above comes from Sulfolobus tengchongensis. Encoded proteins:
- a CDS encoding CDP-2,3-bis-(O-geranylgeranyl)-sn-glycerol synthase; translated protein: MSIGYQFLLAILLYLPAFVANGSGPFIKKGTPIDFGRNFIDGRRIFGDGKTFEGLTIALTFGTTVGIILAKFFTFEWILISFLESLFAMIGDIVGAFIKRRLGIPRGGRALVLDQLDFVLGASLIILLMHVSITWYQFLFICGLAFFLHQATNYVAYMLKIKNVPW
- a CDS encoding AAA family ATPase; the protein is MNLSTFVFERGNLVSIYGDAGVGKTALSLQLALEIKPSVFISTEGSLFEARLEKIKVGEGVYFVSVKSYIELLNAIVNALGYNPRLIIIDSINAFYRYERNMQNLLKILIVLKSISRSNIKTILTWQVSSNNRVPGEKLMRKLSDDVLRMTKYYIIGNLRKCRFMITNGGVTGCL
- a CDS encoding Clp1/GlmU family protein; amino-acid sequence: MKKEIIIQGPCNIKILEGEAKIIGIRLEKGQSIQINSNRTYTLIYNDNTKLEMNCKKLLDNLDLNWDKTAEELSESGGVILLLGSIDSGKTYLANLFANLATPNIKIIDADVGQSTLYLPSFVAELRPNRKSLILEELGYEKIDFFGDITPSTNPKLHVQKVLRLYETTPKEKLTVIDTDGWISGLKAMLHKFELIYSIDPDYIIIFDQKMKDTLPNNYRNRAIFFKSVNLHKSKSDRKNNRITKYKKYFSSAKRITIPSENLIGRQITDILYSAWGDYIQLLQEEPCIGYYISLDLLKGALLGLVKNREIIGAGLLADLTSNELVILSEKEGFSGLLLGYISLNDKFEERRIRFRKCKS
- the tmk gene encoding dTMP kinase, whose protein sequence is MQKLIAIEGIDGSGKTTLANMLKEYLESKRKLRVILTREPFSEEIIGLIEKLGWSDPVLLTLLFAADRAIHIHWLSSLQNIDLILLDRYYFSSIAYQGALGLDEEWIEIVNSRFPKPDIVILLDLPVEVAISRIKNDKFSFKEKIRSLEKVRERYLKLANKYNFYIINANKDKNEVLNDAVKIIEKYLT
- a CDS encoding Sjogren's syndrome/scleroderma autoantigen 1 family protein, which produces MTNESEVGVKKAAELLRQGAVMLEEACPICKMPLFKLKNGDVVCPTHGKVYIVKSDEEEKIIKRNLQLDEVENILIDGLYISAKKIKEDPLDSERIIQIIRYLDALERLRKIKSNTSQ
- a CDS encoding UPF0147 family protein — protein: MSMPYDNEAKIKQAVILLQKIVNDTSVPRNIRRAATDAIRNLQDASLSPAVRAANAIGILEDISQDPNMPTHARISIWNVVSILETVKD
- a CDS encoding integrase, with product MKKTLQLAKEYSENVYFVYKIALESGARLSEILKALLNDPSRDICDNGGYPPLGVSPNGICYYPLNWTRGYKGVFYIFHVTPLRQINITESAIQDFEKRRRNTVRIKYVRKFVASKMAELGISLDIIDFIQGRKPTRVLTQHYVSLFGIAKESYKKYVEYLKDVLYTNTSL